CCCGAGGCCTGGCCCTTCAGTCGGTGCAGTTGGAAGGTCAGCTGCTGCCTGGGCTGTCGCTGGTGAGGCCGTCAGCGGGGCCCTGCCGTGGCCTGCCGATTCTCACCTTTCCCGGCAATCTCGGCACTGCTGACACTTTGCGGGACGCCTGGCAGCGGATGGAGGCCGGCTGAGGCTGCCAGCAGTTCCATTGGGTGCTGCACTCGGGCGCAATCGCCCAGGTGCCGCCGCAGTTGCAGGGTGCAACCGATGTTGGCGCTCGCTACGAATGCAGCGCCGGTACCGCTGAGGTCATCGGCTTTGATTCGGCCCAGTTCGGCGGCTTCCTCGTACTGCACAAGGTTGTAGATGCCGGCACTGCCGCAGCAGACCCCAGCCTCGGTCGCCTCCCGGAGTTGGATGTCGGGGATGGCCCGCAACAGCTGGCGGGGCTGGGAATGGATTCCCTGGCCGTGAATCATGTGGCAGGCGTCGTGCATGGCCACGATCCCGGGAAGAGGTTGCAATTGCGTGCGGAACGTCTCCAGGAGGCCGCGGTCAGCCAGGAACTCCTGCACATCCAGCACCGGCGCACGGAATTGGATGTCGCCGTTCAGCAGCTCGCCGTAGGCCTTCATTGTGTGGCCGCAGCCGGAGGCGGCCACTAACACTGCATCCAGATCTCCCTCAATAGCGTTCATGCTTCGCACCAGGTCGGCCGCAAGTTGGCGGGTGAGTTCCAGCTCTCCTTGGTGATGGCTCACGGCACCGCAGCAGCCCTGCTCCTGTGGAATCACCACCTCGAAGCCGTTGGCCTGCAGCACCTTGACTGTTGCCGTGCTCACGCTGGGATCGAAGCAGCGCTGTACGCAGCCCAGCAGCAGCGCTACGCGGCCGCGGCGTTCAGCTTTGGCGGGGTTGATCAGAGGCAACTGATCGCTGAAGGCCTCCGCTGCCAGGGGCGGCAGCAACCTCTCCATCGCTTCGATCTCAGGGCCAAACAAACGGGTGAGCCCTGTGCGGCGGGCCAGGGCCTGGAGCGGTGTACCGGTGTAGGCCCGCAAGGGTTGCAGCAGGGCTCGCAGGCGACCTGGATAGGGAAGTACCTGCAACAGCAACTGGCGGAAGCTGGTCTGCCAGGCGCTGCGTTGCCCGGCATTGATCAGTTTTGGACGGGTGGCCTCGATCAGCTGGTCGTAGCGCACCCCCGAAGGGCAAGCGGAGACGCAGGCGAAGCAGCCCAGGCAGGTGTCGAAATGGCTCGCCACCGTGGCATCCAGTTCCAGTTCACCGGCTTCGATCGCCCGCAGTGCATGGATGCGGCCGCGGGGGGAGTCCATCTCACTGGCCAGCACGCGATAGCTGGCACAGGTGGGCAAGCAGAAGCCGCAGTGCACGCAGGGGTCCGCGGCGCCAGGCGGTAGACCAGGAAGCTGGGTGGGAGAGGCCATCGCCTGAGTCTGGCGTGAATGGCAGCTCTCGTGATCAGAACCTCTGGATGATCGCTTCAGCGAAACCGCTGCAGCTCACCGGATCCACCTGGGGTTCCATCAGTCGGGCCAGGTCGTAGGTGACCTGCTTGTCCGCAATGGCGGCACTGAGGCCCTTGGTCACCAGGTCGGCGGCCTCCTGCCAGCCAAGGAACTCCAGCATCATCACCCCGCTGAGGATCACCGAGCCCGGGTTGATCCGATCGAGACCGGCGTGTTTCGGGGCAGTGCCGTGGGTGGCTTCGAAGATGGCAGCGTTCTCGCCGATGTTGGCGCCGGGGGCCATGCCCAGACCGCCCACCATGGCGGCCGCGGCATCGGAGATGTAGTCGCCGTTGAGGTTGAGCGTGGCGAGGATCGAATACTCCTGAGGCCGGGTCTGGATCTGCTGGAAGATGCTGTCGGCAATGCGGTCGTCCACCAGCACCATTTCTTTCCACTTGCCGCCACCGTGGCTGTTGCCAATGGCGTCGATCACCGCCTGCACCTCGGCATCGATGTCGGCCTTTTTCTCAGGAGTGAGGCTGTCGTAGCCCGGCTCAATCATGCGGGCGTTGGCCTGCACGCTCAGATTGGGATCCTTCTCGAGGTTGCCGAGGATCCAGCTCTCCCGCTCGGTGATGCACACGTCACGGAATTCGGTGGTGGCCAGTTCATAGCCCCAGTCACGGAAGGCTCCTTCCGTGAATTTCATGATGTTGCCCTTGTGCACCAGGGTCACGTGGCGCTTGTTGCCTTGAAGACGCAAGGCGTGCTGGATCGCCTTGCGGATGTGGCGCTGGCTGCCGGCCTTGCTCACTGGCTTGATGCCGATGCCGGATCCCTCAGGGATCTGGCGCTTGCCCAGCTTGCCGTTGGCGGGGATCACCACCTCGTTGAGATGCTTGCGCAACTCCTGGCCGACGGCGTCATCGGCTTCCCATTCCACCCCCATATAGATGTCTTCGGTGTTCTCTCGGTAGACGATCAC
The Synechococcus sp. PROS-U-1 DNA segment above includes these coding regions:
- a CDS encoding (Fe-S)-binding protein; this translates as MASPTQLPGLPPGAADPCVHCGFCLPTCASYRVLASEMDSPRGRIHALRAIEAGELELDATVASHFDTCLGCFACVSACPSGVRYDQLIEATRPKLINAGQRSAWQTSFRQLLLQVLPYPGRLRALLQPLRAYTGTPLQALARRTGLTRLFGPEIEAMERLLPPLAAEAFSDQLPLINPAKAERRGRVALLLGCVQRCFDPSVSTATVKVLQANGFEVVIPQEQGCCGAVSHHQGELELTRQLAADLVRSMNAIEGDLDAVLVAASGCGHTMKAYGELLNGDIQFRAPVLDVQEFLADRGLLETFRTQLQPLPGIVAMHDACHMIHGQGIHSQPRQLLRAIPDIQLREATEAGVCCGSAGIYNLVQYEEAAELGRIKADDLSGTGAAFVASANIGCTLQLRRHLGDCARVQHPMELLAASAGLHPLPGVPQSVSSAEIAGKGENRQATAGPR
- a CDS encoding NADP-dependent isocitrate dehydrogenase produces the protein MAQFEKLTAPSQGTPIRFENGQPVVADNPIIPFIRGDGTGVDIWPATMKVLDAAVAKAYGGSKSIEWFKVYAGDEACDLYGTYQYLPEDTLEAIRTYGVAIKGPLTTPVGGGIRSLNVALRQIFDLYSCVRPCRYYEGTPSPHKRPQDLDVIVYRENTEDIYMGVEWEADDAVGQELRKHLNEVVIPANGKLGKRQIPEGSGIGIKPVSKAGSQRHIRKAIQHALRLQGNKRHVTLVHKGNIMKFTEGAFRDWGYELATTEFRDVCITERESWILGNLEKDPNLSVQANARMIEPGYDSLTPEKKADIDAEVQAVIDAIGNSHGGGKWKEMVLVDDRIADSIFQQIQTRPQEYSILATLNLNGDYISDAAAAMVGGLGMAPGANIGENAAIFEATHGTAPKHAGLDRINPGSVILSGVMMLEFLGWQEAADLVTKGLSAAIADKQVTYDLARLMEPQVDPVSCSGFAEAIIQRF